A genomic window from Populus alba chromosome 19, ASM523922v2, whole genome shotgun sequence includes:
- the LOC118034668 gene encoding G-type lectin S-receptor-like serine/threonine-protein kinase LECRK1 yields MAFAYAAFFLLVICIYKPASSQQNHSNLISLGSSISTNVQPTSWRSPSGTFAFGFYPQGSGFIVGIWLVCKPADIITWTAYRDDPPVPSNATLEFTVNGKLLLRTYSANNEAGEEKLIAKIEKSASNARMFDSGNLVLYNEHSDAIWESFNFPTDTILGGQNLYAGGELLSSASTTDFSTGRFRLKMQSDGNLVLYPVATLDIAADAYWSTDTFGSSGTHLYLNYTGELLILNKTSGIVRDVFNSYSKSESSSIIYRATLENNGIFKLYSHNFDSNGAYTTSLNDSAPESQCKVKTFCGLNSYCTMNDDQPDCRCLPGTVPVDPDQRYNGCERNYTEQLCKVAEETSSYNITDMEKMSWDDNPYFRNSMSEEDCRKSCLQDCNCAGALYESGECKKVKFPVKYARRLERDSSKVFFKVGLKSVRSIATAMKPPVVLKTSKKTVTLIFVMSVAFITCSSIAIAVSVFFISKSRVVKARMRLGSGNLGLAHELTLRAFSYRELKKATKGFREELGKGSFGAVYKGTLYKGKKVIAVKRLEKLVSEGEREFLTEMRSIGKTHHKNLVRLLGYCTEDSQRLLVYEYMSNGSLADLLFRTERIPDWSHRVKIALDIARGILYLHEECEAPIIHCDIKPQNILMDDFRNAKISDFGLAKLLVPDQTRTFTIVRGTRGYLAPEWHKNTPISVKADVYSYGVMLLEIVFCRRNIETNVSRPEEVQLSNWAYELMVARELDKLDLGEDVDLQNLEKMVMVGMWCIQDEPGIRPSMKSVVLMLEGITDVSVPPHPTSASA; encoded by the coding sequence ATGGCTTTTGCTTATGCAGCTTTCTTTTTGTTAGTAATTTGTATTTACAAACCTGCAAGTTCCCAGCAGAACCACTCAAACCTGATAAGTTTAGGTTCATCAATCTCCACCAACGTCCAACCAACTTCATGGCGCTCCCCTTCTGGCACATTTGCCTTTGGGTTCTACCCACAGGGCAGTGGCTTTATAGTGGGAATTTGGTTGGTGTGTAAGCCAGCTGATATAATCACCTGGACAGCATACCGAGATGACCCTCCTGTGCCGTCAAATGCTACGTTGGAGTTCACCGTAAACGGTAAGCTTCTTTTAAGAACTTATTCTGCCAACAATGAGGCCGGTGAAGAGAAACTCATTGCTAAGATAGAGAAGTCAGCTTCAAACGCTCGCATGTTTGATTCTGGAAATCTAGTGCTCTACAATGAACATTCTGATGCCATTTGGGAGAGTTTCAACTTTCCTACAGATACAATATTAGGAGGCCAGAATCTATATGCAGGGGGTGAACTGCTTTCCAGTGCATCTACAACCGATTTTTCAACAGGAAGGTTTCGTCTTAAAATGCAAAGTGATGGGAATCTTGTGTTGTATCCCGTAGCTACTCTAGACATTGCAGCAGATGCTTATTGGAGCACAGACACTTTTGGGTCCTCTGGTACCcatctatatttaaattatacagGAGAACTGCTAATCCTTAACAAAACCTCGGGCATAGTCAGAGATGTGTTCAACTCTTATTCAAAATCGGAAAGCAGCTCAATTATCTACCGTGCAACATTGGAGAACAATggaatttttaaattgtattctCATAACTTCGACAGCAATGGTGCCTACACTACATCTCTTAACGATTCTGCACCAGAAAGTCAATGCAAAGTGAAGACTTTCTGCGGTCTCAACAGCTACTGCACCATGAACGATGATCAACCTGACTGCCGCTGTCTTCCTGGCACTGTTCCTGTCGATCCCGACCAGAGATATAATGGGTGTGAGAGGAACTACACTGAACAGTTATGCAAAGTTGCAGAGGAAACATCCTCGTATAACATTACAGATATGGAGAAAATGAGTTGGGATGACAATCCTTATTTTAGAAACTCCATGTCAGAAGAAGATTGCAGAAAGTCCTGTTTGCAGGACTGTAACTGTGCTGGTGCGCTGTACGAATCTGGGGAATGCAAGAAAGTGAAGTTCCCAGTGAAATATGCTAGGAGATTGGAAAGGGACTCATCAAAGGTTTTCTTCAAGGTGGGTTTGAAGAGTGTCCGATCCATTGCCACTGCAATGAAGCCTCCAGTGGTCCTTAAGACAAGCAAGAAGACAGTGACGCTCATTTTTGTTATGAGCGTAGCATTCATTACATGCTCTTCAATTGCCATTgcagtttctgtttttttcatctCTAAGTCAAGAGTTGTTAAGGCCAGAATGCGGTTGGGAAGCGGAAATCTTGGCTTGGCCCATGAGCTCACTCTAAGAGCATTTTCATATCGTGAGCTTAAAAAAGCAACCAAGGGTTTCAGGGAAGAATTGGGAAAAGGATCTTTTGGAGCAGTTTACAAAGGGACATTATACAAAGGTAAAAAAGTAATTGCAGTGAAGAGGCTAGAGAAGTTGGTCAGTGAAGGTGAAAGGGAGTTCCTCACAGAGATGCGTTCGATTGGAAAAACTCATCATAAAAACTTGGTTCGGCTACTTGGTTACTGTACTGAGGACTCCCAGAGACTCCTAGTATACGAATACATGAGCAACGGTTCCCTTGCAGATCTTCTCTTCCGAACTGAAAGGATCCCAGATTGGAGTCACAGAGTGAAAATTGCTTTAGATATTGCTAGAGGGATCCTATATCTACACGAAGAGTGTGAAGCACCAATCATCCATTGCGATATAAAGCCTCAAAACATTCTAATGGATGATTTTCGGAATGCTAAGATCTCTGATTTTGGGCTAGCAAAATTGCTAGTGCCTGACCAAACTAGAACCTTCACAATAGTCAGAGGGACACGAGGTTACTTGGCTCCTGAATGGCACAAGAACACGCCAATATCAGTGAAGGCAGATGTTTACAGTTACGGAGTTATGCTCTTAGAAATTGTTTTCTGCAGGAGAAATATAGAAACTAATGTATCAAGACCAGAGGAAGTTCAACTTTCTAATTGGGCATACGAGCTTATGGTTGCAAGAGAATTGGACAAGCTTGATCTTGGCGAAGATGTAGACTTGCAGAATTTGGAGAAAATGGTTATGGTGGGCATGTGGTGCATTCAAGATGAACCAGGTATCCGTCCTTCTATGAAGTCTGTTGTGTTGATGTTAGAAGGAATTACCGATGTATCTGTTCCTCCACATCCAACTTCAGCTTCAGCATAA
- the LOC118034665 gene encoding G-type lectin S-receptor-like serine/threonine-protein kinase LECRK1: protein MALVSGLLLLMLPILFVEARTQPNQFGEIHLGSQLSPISNIHSWLSPSGHFAFGFYSQGNGFAVGIWMMGQPNNTVVWTANRDDEPVSINATIHLSEEGKLLLRTEQGNENLIANVSEVAASASMLDSGNFVLSNGSSVIWQSFDYPTDTILGGQNLTYPDKLVSSVSSSNHSSGRFLLAMQEDGNLVAYPNNSARQAVDAYWASNTTGDNKGLSLYLNHQGFLSMVTVSKKPVLLARSSYPCNNKTTIFRATLDADGIFRLYSHCLENKTSRSVRIEWSALNNQCDVRGFCDFNSYCSGMGTNADCSCYPGFAFNDPGEKFSGCYKNVTESFCRGTKEGKMYDVITVENILFQRYPYSVLEEKKENCGLCCLEDCLCDVALYMNERCEKYTAPIRYGLKDRNASSIAFFKVKAESPAAPPMSPTIIIESRKSLLVFLAIAFGFVTFLCFVIAISTFCVYRDRAYLYEKLSGIISLAGEFTLRSFSYSELEKATSGFMEELGRGSIGAVYRGTIPGGDRTVAVKRLEKVLDEGEKKFRAEITVIGQTYHRNLVRLLGFCVEGSRRVLVYEYLRNGTLADLLFQSERRPIWKERVRIALDIARGILYLHEECQACIIHCNITPQNILMDDSWMAKISDFGLSKLLYPEEIRSSMALSQSRGHMAPEWQNNALMSVKADIYSFGVVLLEIICCRSSIKVDVSTPDEMNLPSWAYQCFAAGQLDKLVKDEDIEFESLERMVKIGLLCVQRDPTSRPCIKNVILMLEGSGDIPAPSAIAPFRSTA from the coding sequence ATGGCTTTGGTATCTGGGCTTCTGCTTCTAATGTTACCGATACTCTTTGTGGAAGCAAGAACTCAACCGAACCAATTTGGTGAAATACACTTGGGTTCTCAGTTATCTCCCATCTCTAATATTCATTCATGGCTCTCCCCTTCAGGCCATTTTGCGTTTGGCTTCTATTCACAGGGAAACGGATTTGCTGTAGGAATATGGATGATGGGTCAGCCTAATAACACGGTCGTCTGGACTGCAAATCGAGATGATGAACCAGTCTCCATCAATGCTACCATTCACTTATCAGAAGAGGGTAAGCTACTTCTTCGAACTGAGCAGGGCAATGAAAATCTTATTGCTAATGTTTCAGAAGTCGCAGCTTCAGCTTCAATGCTCGATTCTGGTAATTTCGTGCTTTCCAATGGTTCTTCTGTTATTTGGCAAAGCTTTGATTACCCAACCGACACCATATTAGGAGGTCAGAATCTTACTTATCCTGATAAATTGGTTTCAAGTGTGTCGAGCTCAAATCACTCCAGTGGAAGGTTTCTCCTCGCGATGCAGGAAGATGGAAACCTTGTCGCCTACCCTAACAACAGCGCTCGTCAAGCTGTTGATGCTTACTGGGCCAGTAATACTACTGGAGACAACAAGGGGTTGAGTCTCTATCTCAATCACCAGGGATTTCTGTCCATGGTTACGGTCTCTAAAAAACCAGTCTTGTTGGCAAGAAGTTCTTATCCCTGTAACAACAAAACTACAATCTTTCGTGCGACGCTTGATGCTGATGGGATTTTCAGGTTGTATTCACACTGTTTAGAGAACAAAACTAGCCGGAGTGTGCGTATTGAGTGGTCTGCGTTGAATAATCAATGCGATGTTCGTGGCTTCTGTGATTTCAACAGTTATTGCTCTGGCATGGGCACTAATGCTGACTGTTCCTGTTATCCTGGATTTGCTTTCAATGACCCCGGTGAGAAATTCAGTGGATGCTACAAGAATGTCACTGAAAGTTTTTGCAGAGGCACCAAAGAAGGGAAAATGTACGATGTCATAACCGTAGAGAATATATTGTTCCAGCGATATCCTTATTCTGTCCTtgaagagaagaaggaaaatTGTGGTTTGTGTTGCCTGGAAGATTGTCTCTGTGATGTTGCTCTATATATGAATGAGAGGTGTGAAAAGTATACTGCACCAATTCGATATGGTTTAAAAGATAGAAACGCATCATCTATAGCCTTCTTCAAAGTGAAAGCAGAATCTCCTGCTGCACCTCCAATGAGCCCGACAATCATCATAGAAAGCAGGAAAAGTTTACTTGTGTTTCTTGCTATAGCATTCGGCTTTGttactttcttgtgttttgtcatTGCAATCTCTACTTTCTGCGTGTACAGGGATCGAGCTTATCTTTACGAAAAGCTGTCAGGAATCATAAGCTTGGCTGGAGAGTTCACTCTGCGGTCATTTTCTTATAGTGAGCTTGAGAAAGCTACAAGTGGTTTCATGGAAGAGCTGGGCAGGGGTTCTATTGGTGCAGTTTACAGAGGGACAATACCTGGGGGTGACAGAACTGTTGCAGTTAAGAGACTTGAGAAAGTTTTagatgaaggggaaaaaaagttcCGAGCAGAAATCACTGTGATTGGACAAACTTATCACAGGAACTTGGTTCGGTTGCTTGGTTTCTGTGTGGAGGGCTCTCGGAGGGTTCTCGTCTACGAGTACTTGAGAAACGGCACCCTTGCCGATCTTTTATTCCAGTCTGAGAGGCGCCCCATTTGGAAAGAAAGAGTGAGGATTGCTCTGGATATAGCTCGAGGAATACTCTATCTACATGAAGAGTGCCAAGCCTGCATCATCCATTGCAATATAACCCCTCAAAACATTCTCATGGATGATTCTTGGATGGCCAAAATCTCCGATTTCGGATTATCAAAGCTATTATATCCAGAAGAAATAAGAAGCTCGATGGCACTCTCACAGAGTCGAGGGCACATGGCACCTGAATGGCAGAATAACGCCCTGATGTCGGTAAAAGCAGATATCTACAGCTTCGGAGTTGTACTTCTGGAGATCATCTGTTGCAGAAGCAGTATAAAAGTAGACGTCTCAACACCAGATGAAATGAATCTTCCTAGTTGGGCATATCAATGCTTTGCAGCTGGACAGCTGGACAAGCTTGTGAAGGATGAAGATATAGAATTCGAGTCACTGGAAAGAATGGTGAAGATTGGACTGCTGTGCGTTCAGCGTGATCCAACTTCACGTCCTTGTATCAAGAATGTGATCTTGATGCTTGAAGGGTCCGGTGACATTCCAGCTCCATCAGCTATAGCTCCATTCCGCAGCACCGCTTAG